From Pirellulales bacterium, a single genomic window includes:
- the atpG gene encoding ATP synthase F1 subunit gamma, which produces MAKARALDKRRKSIKNIRKITRTMELIATARFKKAMDRASAATAYTKRITALVAELATSGLEVSHPLLEARSEIKSAALLVLTGNRGLCGGYNGNVLRAAVTRYRELQSTIPNTHLEVSGKRGIAAFKYREIACQRTFTQFEDKVRFDEIDELANGFLEDYITGKLDRLDVAYTRFDSIAKQVAVVETLLPLGAIAGADASAAQAKTGPQYEFLPSAESILEEVVPTSFKVKLFKCFLDAAVSEQVARMVAMKAATENADKIIKHLTMTYNRARQSQITGEIMEVLGGVEALKG; this is translated from the coding sequence ATGGCCAAGGCACGAGCACTCGACAAACGCCGCAAGAGCATCAAGAACATCCGCAAGATCACGCGGACGATGGAATTGATCGCCACGGCGCGCTTCAAGAAGGCGATGGACCGCGCGAGCGCCGCCACGGCGTATACCAAGCGCATCACGGCGCTCGTGGCCGAGCTGGCCACCAGCGGCCTCGAGGTCAGCCATCCGCTGCTCGAAGCCCGCAGCGAAATCAAATCGGCCGCCTTGCTAGTGCTGACCGGCAATCGCGGGCTGTGCGGCGGCTACAACGGCAACGTCCTCCGCGCGGCGGTAACCCGCTACCGCGAGCTGCAGAGCACGATCCCCAACACGCACCTGGAAGTGTCGGGCAAGCGCGGTATCGCGGCTTTCAAGTATCGCGAGATCGCCTGCCAGCGCACGTTCACTCAGTTCGAGGACAAGGTCCGCTTCGACGAGATCGACGAGCTGGCCAACGGCTTTCTCGAAGATTACATCACCGGCAAGCTCGACCGCTTGGACGTGGCCTACACCCGTTTCGACAGCATTGCCAAGCAGGTGGCCGTGGTCGAAACGCTGCTGCCGCTCGGCGCGATCGCCGGCGCTGACGCGAGCGCCGCGCAGGCCAAGACCGGTCCGCAGTACGAATTCTTGCCCTCGGCCGAAAGCATTCTGGAAGAGGTCGTGCCGACCAGCTTCAAGGTGAAGCTGTTCAAGTGCTTCCTGGATGCGGCCGTGAGCGAACAGGTGGCCCGCATGGTGGCCATGAAAGCCGCCACCGAAAACGCCGACAAGATCATCAAGCACCTGACCATGACGTACAACCGGGCCCGCCAGTCGCAGATCACGGGCGAAATCATGGAAGTCCTCGGCGGCGTCGAGGCGCTGAAGGGATAA